In Saccharothrix syringae, the following are encoded in one genomic region:
- a CDS encoding NUDIX domain-containing protein — protein sequence MDVHVALVRGDGHVLLIRRRDSDSRFDGLWHLPAGKVEAGESLVAAAVREVAEEVGVVVRGEDLTFVHVTHAVAPAVEARVGVFFEVREWGGEPVVREPEKCSEVGWFAVGALPGDLLDYSAIGLSVIRGRVAGEQVSGGSCFSVYGWGG from the coding sequence GTGGACGTGCACGTGGCGCTTGTTCGGGGCGACGGTCACGTGCTGCTGATCCGGCGGCGTGACAGCGATTCCCGATTCGACGGGCTCTGGCACCTGCCTGCCGGGAAGGTCGAGGCGGGGGAGTCGCTGGTGGCCGCGGCCGTGCGGGAGGTCGCGGAGGAGGTGGGGGTGGTGGTGCGTGGGGAGGATTTGACGTTTGTGCACGTCACGCACGCTGTTGCGCCTGCGGTCGAGGCTCGGGTGGGGGTGTTCTTCGAGGTGCGTGAGTGGGGTGGGGAGCCTGTTGTCCGTGAACCCGAGAAGTGTTCCGAGGTGGGGTGGTTCGCGGTCGGCGCGTTGCCCGGTGACCTGCTGGACTACTCGGCCATCGGGTTGTCGGTGATCAGGGGGCGGGTTGCGGGGGAGCAGGTCTCCGGTGGGAGCTGCTTCAGCGTTTATGGGTGGGGTGGGTGA